The DNA window GGGTGGAGTACGCCTGGCTGGACGCGGCGGGAGAGCCTTTTGCCGACCCCGACAATCCCCAGAGGAGCCTCAATCCCTGGTGGCCCTATCCCCGCGCGGTGGAGGTGGGGAAGTACGTCCGTCACCCCCTCTGGCAGGGGCCGGAGGCAACGCAGAGAGGTACGGCCCACCGCCTGACCTGGGAGGGCAACGTCTTTCCCGGCACCCGCCGCGCCGTCGTCTACACGCCGCACGGCCACGACCCCTCGCGGCCCGCGCCCGTCTACTACGTGCAGGACGGGGTGGCCTTTTACCGCACCGGCAAGCTGGGCGAGGTGATGGACCGGGCGGTGGAGCGGGGACTCGCCTTGGGCGCGGTGCTCGTCTTCGTCGAGCCGGGCGACCGCAGCGCGGAGTATTACCTCAACGGCCGCTACCTGGACTTCCTGCGGGAGGAGGTCTTTCCCCGAGTCGAGGGTGAACACGCCACCGTGGGCGAGCGGGGGCTGTGGGGAGCCTCGCTGGGAGGGCTGATCTCGCTGCACCTGGGCAGCACGCACCCCGACCTCTTCAGCCGGGTGGTGAGCCACTCGGGGGCCTTCATCGCCCGGCCCGGCGCGACCGACGCTGACGGGACCATCGACACGACCACGGCGGGCGAGTGGCTGAGGGAACGGCTGGAGGCAGCGCCGCCCCGGCACCTGCGCGTCAGCCTCGACACGGGCACGCTGGAGTGGCTGACGGCCCCCAACCGGCGGATGGCCGCCGCGCTCGCCGACGGCGGGGTGGAGCACCAGTACCGCGAGTACCCCAGCGGCCACAACTGGGTGACGTGGCGCGAGGCGCTGCCCGAGGCGTTCCTGTACATGCAGGGGGGTTGAGGAAGGCTGGGAACTCACCCGCCTGGCCCCCACCACACGCCACAATCTCCCCCATGCGTGCCGCTCTGCTCACGGCGCTGCTCCTCGGAAGCGGCGCGGAGGCCCTGACCATGACATATCCCAATTCGACAACGGTGATCCACGAGCGCGCGGGCGACTGGGCGGGCGCCGAACTGCGGGGCGTGGAGGTGCGCGGGGACGCCCTGGCCCTCGCACCGGGAGCCGCTTCAGGCACACTGACGGGCAAGGCCCTCAAGGTCGCCGCCTTCGATGAACTCGTGCCGTCGTGGAACGCCGTGACGCCCGGAGCAGGGAGCGTGACGGTGGAGGTCCGCGCGCAGACCCCCTCCGGCTGGAGCCGCTGGTTCTCCTTCGGGACGTGGCAGAGCGGCGAGGGGCGCACCAGCCTGAACGGGCAGCGGGACGGGGCGGGGCAGATGCTGACGGACACGCTGCGCCTGACGGCGAAGGCGACCGCGTATCAGTACCGGGTCACGCTGCGCGGCGCGGGAACGGGCGTGCGCCTGCTCGCCTTCAACACCTCCGACCGCACGCGGCGTACGGAGGGGCTGGGGCAGTCGGGCGACCGTCAGACCTGGGGCCGGATCGTGGACGTGCCGAAACGCTCGCAGATGCTCTACCCGGACGGCGGCGAGGTCTGGTGCAGCCCCACCAGCGTGTCCATGATTCTGGCCGGGCATGGGGTGAACGTGACGGTGCCGCAGGCCGCACGGGGCACCTTCGACCGTGCCTACAACGGTACTGGCAACTGGCCCTTCAACGCCGCCTACGCGGGCTCGCTGGGGATGCGGGCCTTCGTCACCCGGCTCCCCAGCCTGGCGGAGGCCGAGCGGTACACGGCGGCGGGGGTGCCCCTCGCCGTCAGCCTGGGGTGGAAGAAGGGCGAGTTGCCCGGCGCCCCCATCGGCTCCAGCGACGGTCACCTGATGGTCCTGGTGGGCTTCGACGCGGCGGGCAATCCGGTCCTGAATGACCCCGCCGCCCCCACCGACGCGGGCGTGCGCCGCACCTACCCCCGCGCGGCCTTCGAGCGGCTGTGGCTGACGCACAGCGGGGGGCTGAGCTACGTGATCGCGCCGCAGGGGACGAGGTTGCCCTGAACCCGGCTTAGACTCCCCCCATGCCCTTCCCCACCACCTGCCCCACCTGTGGCCGCGAGGTGCCGGTGGAGTTCGCCGACAGCGCGATCCACGACGTGACCTGCCCGCAATGCGGCACGCGCTACGTGGTCTTCGTCCGTAAGCACAAGTTTGAGGTGCTGTTCGACCTGGGCACGCGGGCGCTGATGGACGGCTACGCGCGGGAGGCGGTGGCAAGCTTCGCGGCGGCGCTGGAGCGCTTTTTCGAGTTCTACGTCCGCTCTTTTGCGCTGGAGCGGGCGGCGGGGACGGACGGGGACTTCGGGGGGGCGCTCGCCGCGCTGGAGGGCACCTGGCGCCACGTGGCGAGCCAGTCCGAGCGGCAGGTGGGCATGTTTGCCCTCGCCTACCTGCTGCGCGAGGGCCGCGAGCCCGAATTCCTGACGGCGAAGGCGCTGGGGGCCGACTTTCGCAACCGGGTGATCCACCGCGGGTATCTGCCGCGCCGGGAGGAGGTGGACGCCTACGCGGCGCGGGTCTTCGCCCTGATCGACCGGCTGCTGGGCGAGCTGGGACAGGGGGCCGCCCACGCCGAACTCGCGCAGGAGCAGGCCTTCGCCGCCCACCTGGCGAGCCTGCCCGAAGGGGTGACGGCGGTGTTCGAGGAGCATCCGGGCATGTTCCGCGCCCGCCGGTTCGGGACGGCTGCCCCGCAAAAAAGTGCTGTCAACGTGAGCGCCGCTCCCCCCCTGAACGACGTCCAGGTCTTCGCGCAGGCGCTGGCCGAGCGGGGGCCGGGGCTGAACGTGTTCAAGCGGCGGTAGCTCCGCTGCTGGCCTCCGGCTAGACTGCGACATGGAAGCGGCAGACGCGGCGGGAGGGCGGCGGGAACGGCAGCGGCTGGTGCGGGTGGCGCGCGGTTTGGAGGACGGGGACCTGCTCGTGCGCGGCGCCCGGGTGGTGCAGCCTGCGACGGGCGAAATCTTCGAGGCCGATGTGCTGGTGGCCGGGGGCCAGGTCGCCGCACTCGTGGGAACCGGATCGGGCGCCCGGGCGGCGCGGACGGTGGAGGCGCGGGGGGCATTCCTCGCGCCCGGCTTCATGGACGCGCACGTACATATCGAGTCGAGCCTGCTGACGCCCGCCCGGTTCGCAGCGGCGGTGCTCCCCCACGGCACGACGGCGGTCGTCGCCGAGCCACACGAGGTCGTCAACGTCCTCGGTGTTCGCGGACTGAGCTGGATGCTGGAGGCAGGACGGGGGTCGGGCCTGCGGGTCTTCGCCTCGGTGCCCTCGTGCATACCCGCGAGCGAGTGGGAGCAGGGCGGGGCAGGGTTGGACGCGGGAGAGGTGGGGGAGGCCTTGCGCCTGCCCGGCGTGCTGGGCCTGGCCGAGATGATGAACTACCCGGGGGTGCTGGGTGGCGACCCCGCCGTGTGGGAGGTGCTGGAGGCTGGACGGCGGGGGCGGATGGACGGCCACGCCTCGGGCGTCTCAGGCCGCGATCTGCAAGGGTACGCGGCGGCGGGCCTGCACTCCGACCATGAGGCGACCACCCCGGAGGAGGCCCGCGAGCGGCTGCGCGCCGGGCTGTGGCTGATGGTGCGCGAGGGGTCGGCGGCCCGCAACCTGGAGGCCCTGCTGCCCGTGTTGCGTGAGCGCCCCCGCCGCGCCATGCTCGTCAGCGACGACGTGAGCGTGGACGAGTTGCTGGAACTGGGGCACCTGGACCGGCTGCTGCGTGCATGCGTGGCGGGCGGCCTGCACCCCGCCGAGGCCGTGGCGCTCGTGACCTGCAACCCCGCCGAATACTGGGGCCTGCACGACCTGGGATTAGTAGCGCCCGGCTATCACGCGGACTTCGTCCTCCTGCGCGACCTGGAGGGCTTCGAGGTGCTGGAAACGTTCGTGAGCGGCGTGGAGGCGCGGCGCGGCCAGACGACACCACCGCTTTCGGGGGGAGACGTCCGTCTGGAACCGGGTTGGGACGCCGCCACCTTTGACGTCCCCGCCCACTGGCCCGTCATGGCCGTGCGGCCCGACCAGATCACGACCGGGGTGGGGGCACCGGGAACGGGCGACGCGCGGCTCGTTGTTGCGGACCGTTACGGGCGGGGGGAGGTCGCCGCTTGCTGGACCTCGGGGACCGGGCTCACGGGGGGCGCGCTGGCGATCAGCGTCCTGCATGACGCTCACCACGTCGCGGTGCTGGGGGGCAGTGATGCCGATGTGCGAGTGGCAGGGCGGGCGCTGGAGAACCTGGGCGGCGGCGTGGTCGTCGTGGCGGGGGGAGAGGTGCGCGCCAGCCTGCCCCTCCCCTACGCGGGCCTGATGAGCGACCTGCCGCCGCACGAGGCCGCCGCCCGCCTCGCCGAAGTTACAGCGGCGGCGCGGGCGCTGGGCTGCACCCTCCCCTACCCGGTTACCACCCTGAGTTTCCTGGGCCTGAGCGTGATTCCGGCCCTCAAGCTTACGCCGCGCGGCCTGCTGGACGTAACGGCCTGGCGCCTCCTCCCGCGCGAGCCGGAGCCTCAGCCCGTCGCCGCCGGGACCGGGCCATGAGGGAGGTCAAGGCCGCTTCGGCCTCTTCCCACCGAACCATCTGACCCACCCGGGAGACTGCCCCCATGCTGACCCACCATCAGGCGGTCGTGAACGGCGTGCGGCTCCACTACGTCGCGGCGGGGCCGGAGGACGGACCTCCCGTGATCCTCTTGCACGGCTTTCCGGAGTTCTGGCGAGCGTGGGAGAGACAGATAGAGCCCCTGGCCCGCGCGGGCTTCCGGGTCATCGCCCCCGACCTGCGCGGCTACAACCTCAGCGAGAAGCCGACGGGCATCGATGCCTACCGGGTGGGCGTCTTGCAGGAGGATGTGGCGGCCCTCATCCGCGCGCTGGGGTACGAGCGGGCGCGGGTGGTGGGGCACGACTGGGGCGGCATCATCGCCTGGGCGCTGGCGATCCGGCAGCCGGAGGTCGTGGAGCGCCTGGTCATCCTGAACGCCCCGCACCCGGCCAGAATCCGGCAGGTCGCGCGCAAGCCCGCCCAGTGGCGGCGCTCGTGGTACATCTTCTTCTTCCAGCTTCCCTGGCTGCCCGAGCGCTTTCTGCACCGCTTCGGCCAGTGGGCGCTGCACGGCACGAATCCGCGGGCGTACACCGACGAGGACCGGCGGCTCTACCGCGAGGCCTGGGACCAGCCGGGGGCCGCGACCGGGATGATCAATTACTACCGGGCGCTGCGGCGTTCGGGTGGGGGGCAAGGTGGCCTCCGGGAGGCCACGGTCCGCGCCCCCACCCTGGTCCTCTGGGGCCAGCGCGACGTGGCACTGCTCCCCGAACTCGCCGACGGGCTGGACCGCTGGGTGCCGGACCTGCGGGTCGTCCGCTTCCCCTGGGCGAGCCACTGGATCATGCGCGACGAGCCGGTGAGGGTGAACAACCTGCTGATCGATTTTCTTTCGAATTCGCCTGCCTGAAGGCCGCCCTGTGTCATGCTCGGCCCATGACGCAGAACACGGTCGACATCACGGTCGAGGGGTACGGGGTCGTCACGGCGCGGGAGGGCGAGCGGCTGGTGCTGGCGCTGGAACGGGGCGGCGTGGACATCCTCCACCGCTGCGGCGGCCAGGCCCGCTGCACGACCTGCCGCGTGAGCTTCCAGGAGGGCGAACCGGACCGCATGACGGTCGCCGAATACACCAAGCTGGAGGAAAAGGGCCTGCTGGGCCAGGCGCGGCTCTCCTGCCAGATCGAGTGCGAGGACAGCATGGCCCTGACGCCCCTCCAGACGGTGAAGCTTACCGGCCTGGAACCCGGCAAAGCCCCTGCCGACCATATCGAACCCGAGCCCGAATGGACCACCCGCCCCGGAGCCTCGACCGAGGGGTGAGGTGGGGGAATTGAAGTCCTGCTCCTGCCCCGCGAAACCGCGTGATGCACGAAAGTTGGTCGCCGAAGAGAAAAGCCGTGCGGGTCAGCAAAAAAGGCACCCCCCCTTGAACGCTTGATGCGAATCGCAGATGCGGAAGAGAAGGCTTTTACCGTCCAGCAGAGGGACGAGCGGCGCTCGTCTCCCCCCGCCCGACCTCCCCCGCAAGGGGTGAGGAGGAAAAAGACCACGGCTGGGCCACTGTTCTCCCTATTGCACCTCAAGCGTCCCCTGGGGGGAGGCGGGGAGGGGGTGAACGGGCCGGGCATCAGAGCCCAATGGGTTGCTCAGTCACCCTTCCATAAACTCTAGGGGCGAGCCCCGCAGGTCACCCACTCCCCCGCCCGGCGAACTTCGGTCCGCGCTCCTGGCCTCCCTGGGCGGGGTCCGGAGAACTGTTCCCACTCCCCAGCGGGTCCGTCGTGGCGGGGGTCCAGGTGTCGCAGGCGCAGACCGGGCAGGGGGGCAGAGGGCCTCCGGCGTGCAGCGTATGGCCGCAATTCAGGCAGGCGACCGTGCCCGCGTGAGGCGTGTTCGCCGGAACCTTGCCGGGCGGCTCCAAGTCCCAGGGCGGCACGATGGGCAGGCCCGCCGGGGGGTCTTCCTTATGGCGAAAGACGCTGAGGTTGCCGTCCTGCTCGAAGTACGCGCGCTGCACCTCGCCAAGTTGACGCACACCCCCGGCGCGCAGGCGCTCGAAGAGGTCCTCGCGGCTGAGGCTGGCGCGGTCCAGCGCCCGCAGGGAGATCACACCGTCCCGGACGAGTTCGACCGGCGAGCCCTCGATAAAGGTCTCGACCTGCTCGTTGCGGATCACCAGCACCGCCATCAGCCGCTGAAAGCCCACGACGAGCGCGAGGGCCAGCATGGCGTGCAGCAGCGGCACCTCCGGGTAGAACAGCGGGTCCCCCGCCGCCGACCCCAGCCCAATCACGATGGCGAGTTCCAGGGGGCTGAGCTGTGCCAGGCCGCGCTTGCCGGTGAACCGCAACAGCAGCAGCAGCCACAGGAAGATCACGGCTGTCCGAAAGACGATCTCCAGCAGGAAGAGGGGCGGCACGTCCCCCAGCCACATCCGCGCCCAGTCGAAGGGCACGGTGTCCGCGCCGCTCAAGACCCTTCCCCGGCGGGCGGCGCCTCGGCCCCGGCCAGGCCCAGCCCGGCGAGCACCCGCGCCCGGTCCCAGCCCGTCAGCGCGCTCAGTTGAGCCAGCGTCTCCTCGAACTCGGGCGTGCCCGGCGGGAGGGACCGCAGCCGCCGCCACAGGGCGTTGCGGCGTTCCAGGAAGTCACGGGAGGGCATGGGAGGAGTCTAGAGGTCAGGGCGCCGGGAGGTCGGGCCTTTCCCGGCGTCCCGACTTCCGGCCCCCTCAGCGGTAGCGGGCCACGTCGCGCAGGTGCGCCGGGTAATCGTGGTTCACGTAGATTTTGCCGTTCAACCCGTGCAGGAAGTACAGGGCGTCCCGGCCATCGGGAAGCTCGCGCTTGGGGCTCAGGACGCTCAGCAGCGCCGCCTGGCCGGGGTTGTTGATGGGACCGGCGGGAAGGCCCATGCGGGTGTAGGTGTTGTAGGGCGTGTCCTTGGTGAAGTCCCCGGCAGGGCGGTCGAGGTCGGGCAGGTCCTTGCCCAGGCCGTAGGCCACGGTAGGGTCGCTGCCCAGCGCGATACCGTCGCGCAGGCGGTTGAGGAACACCCCGGCGATGATCGGCATTTCCCCATCGTTCGCCGCCTCCGCCTGCACCATACTGGCGAGGATCACCCAGTCGCGTACGCCGAGTTTCAGGGCCTTCGCCTTCGCCACGTTCTCCGGCGTGAACTCCCGCTCCATGCGCCCCACCATCTCCTGCACGGCTTCTTTCGGCTGCTCGCCCACCCGGAACTCGTAGGTGGCGGGAAAGACGAAGCCCTCCAGGTTCTCCTGCTTGCCCCGCGCGTACTGGCTCAGGCTGGCGTCGTTCAGCGCGGCCCGGACCCCCGCCACGTCGAACCCCGCCTTCCCGAAGATGGGGGGGATGTCCTTGACGCGAAGCCCCTCGGGGACAGTCAGGCTCACGGTGGGGATGCGCGCCGGTCCCGCCAGCTTGTCGGCCACCTGATACACGTTCATGTCGCCGTTCAGGTCGTACAGCCCCTCCTTGAGGCTGCCCGCCGTGCCGTTGCGGTCCATGATAAAACGCAGGGCGCGGGCGTTTTTGACGATGCCTTGCTGCTCCAACTCACGCGCTACGGCGGGCAGGGTGTCCCCCGGCTTGACCTCCAGCGTGTAGGGCTGGCCCCCGGCGGGCAGCGTGAGGCTGCGGAGGTACAGGAAGGCCCCCCCAGCGGCCAGCAGCACCAGCAGCAGGAGCGCGAGGAGGAACCACACCCACCACGGGGGACCCCGCCGACCCAGCCGAGTCACGCCCCCACCTCGCTGGGGCTGAAGCGCTTCAGCCGGGCGCGCAGTTCCGCGTCGGCGGGGGGCCGCGCCCCGAAGCGCGAGACGACCCAGCCGCCCACCTGCACCGCCAGCCGCGCCGAGCGCACCGCGTCCCCGTGGGTCAGCCACCCGGCGAGGAACGCGCCCCCGAAGGCGTCCCCCGCCCCGGTCGCGTCGATCAGGGTGTCAGGGGTGGCGGGGACGTGGGTGCGGGGCTGCCCGGGGCCTTCCAGTAGGGCGCCCTCCTCGTCCATCTTGAGCACGACGAGCGCGTGGGGGTAGCGGTCCCGCAGCCAGTCCAGCGCCCGCCCGTGGTCGGTCTCGCCGCTCATGGCGCGGGCCTCGTCATCGTTGGGAAAGATCACGTCGAAGGGGATGTCGTCCACGACGTGCAGGAAGTTCTCGCGGCCCATCTGCTGGATCATCTGAAAGCTCCCGGGGTCGAGGCTGAGGGTGGCCCCGGCCTCCTTGGCGATCCGCGCCGCCGCCAGTGCCGCCCCCCGCGGCGGGTCGCGGAAGAGGCTCCAGGCCGTCAGGTGCAGGTGCCGCCCGCCCCGCAGCACCTCGCCGGGCAGTTCCCCCGGCAGCAGTTCCCAGTCGGCCCCCTGCCCGGTCAGCATCGCGCGCTGGCCGCGGCGGTCGATCAGGGCGAGGATCACGCCGGTCGGGTGTTCGTCACTCAGGGTGAGTTCGGCGCGCACGCCCTCGGCCCGCAGCTCGGCGGTCGCCAGTTCCCCGAAGCGGTCGCGGCCGATCTTGCCGACGAAGGTGGCGGGATATCCGGCCCGACGCGCCCACACGGCCAGGTTCGCCGCCGAGCCGCCTCCGGACAGTTCCAGCCGCCCGGTCGTGTCGCCCCCCGGCAGCAGCATGGTGTCGGGTTTGGCGAGCACGTCCCAGGCCAGGTCACCCAGCGACACGAGAGGTTTGCGGTCAGTCATGCGTGCCCAGCAGCATACCCTCCCGGCCGAGGCAGGAGGGTGGGACCGGGTGGGGGGAGCACGGCAACGCGGGACCCGGGCCGCTCAGTGCCGGGCGGGGAGGACGACCACCCCGTCCTCGTCCGCATGCACCTGGTCGCCCGGACGAATGGTTGCGCCCGCGAGGGTGAGGGGCACATCCCGCTCGCCTGGCCCGCGCTTCCCACTGCGGCGGGGGTGGGTGGCGAGCGCCCGGATGCCGAGGTCGCAGTCGGCCAGCTCGGCGGTGTCGCGCACGCAACCGTTCACGATGACACCTGCCCAGCCGCTCCGCACCGCGATCTGGGCGAGTATCCCGCCCACCAGCGCGCAGTTTAGGCTGCCGCCGTTGTCCACGACCAGCACGCGGCCCCCTCCGGGCTCCTCCAGCATGGCGCGGACCAGAGCATTGTCATCCTGAACGCGCACGGTCGCGGCGGGACCATGAAAGCGCGGGCGACCCCCGTAGCCACGGAAGATCGGCGCCAGGACAGCGGCGTCGGGGTGCGCGTCACTGAGGTCGGCGGTAGCCGTGAAGGCTGGGCCAGATGGGGAAACTTCACTCATGGTCTCTCCTGGAGTTGGGGGAACAGGCTGACGCTCCCATTGAACTCTTCAGGAGCACGCCATTTGATTACTCTTCTGGGGACAACAGACGTTCGGGGTGAAGGTTGCGGGGCGCTGCCACATGCGTCTGTGCGTCATGGATGCGCCCCACATGCCCGCTCAAGAAGCCGCCGCCGTACCCCCGCCGCCACGCCATCAATTCCGCGAGGATGGACAGGGCGACCTCCTCCGGGGCCTCGGCGCCGAGACGGAGGCCAATGGGGGAGCGCAGCCGGGCGAGCTGCTCCGGGGTGAAGGTGACCCCCTCCGCCTCCAGGGCATGCAGCAGGTCCTCGGCGCGGGAGCGGGGACCCAGGACGCCCACGTACTCGGCTCCGGAACGCAGGGCGTGGGCCAGACACACCCGGTCCCGGTCGAGATGGTGGTTCATCACGATCAGGTGGGCGCGTCCGCCCGGCGTGAAGCGGTCCAGCTCCTCGGGGGAGAGGAGGTGCAGCGTAGCCCCCGGAAAGCGCCCGGGCGTCAGGTAGGCGGGGCGTGGGTCAATCACGTGGAGGTCGTACCCCAGGGCGTGCGCCTGCGCGGCCAGCGGCACGGCGTCGTGGCCCGCCCCGTAGATGACGAGCCTCGGCGGGGGCACGTTCACGTCGATAAAGACGGGTGTGCCGTCCGGGGCCGCCAGTGTCACGGCGCGCGGTTCCCTCATCCTCAGGCGGGTCCGGGCTGCCTCCACCGCGAAGGTGTACAGAGGCTCCTCCGGCAGACAGCCGACAACCTCCCCACTCGGCAGGACGAGCACCCGGCCTTCCCCGTTCAGGGGCACGGCGAGCGCCACCGCCCGACCCTCCCCCAACGCGGCGAGCCATCCGGCAGTCACCGGGTCCCCCGGATCCACCCGCTCCACCCGCACGTCCACGCTCCCCCCGCAGCCGATTCCCAGGCCCCAGGTCGCGTCCTCCGACAGGTCGTAGTGGGCGAGGGCAGGAATGCCGCTGCGGATGACCTCCAGCGCGACCTCCACCACCTCGGCCTCCAGGCAGCCGCCCGAGAGCATGCAGACCTGGGCGCCGTCGTCGAGGACCAGCATGCGGGTGCCCTCGCGGCGGTAGGCGCTGCCCCGCACGCCCACGACAGTGGCGAGGGCCGCCCCCTGACCGCGCGTCAGGGCGGTCGTCAGCGCCATCAGCAGGGCGCGCGTCTCGGCAGCGTTCACGTTGCCCCGAGTCTGCCGCCTGCGGGGGCAGGAGGACAAGACCCGCCCCGGCGGGAGGGACTTGACAGCCGAGCCAAAAAGCTCACAATACGGATGTAACCGGTTACAAGAAACGGAGGGGTGAGGACGGTCTCAAGACCCTTTCTCGCTGTGGCTCTCCTGCAACCGGTTACAGAGGCGGGTGATGACTCCGGCGATGAACACTGAAGCCATGATTAGGCCCACCATCGATGACATCGCCCGGGCCTCGGGGGTGAGCAAGGGGACGGTCAGCCGCGTGATCAACGGGCACGCCAACGTCGCCGCGCTCACCCGCGAGCGGGTGCAGGAGGTGATGAGCCGCCTGGGCTACGCGCCCGACCCCGCTGCCCAGCACCTGAGCTGGCGCACGGGGCATACGCTGGGCCTGTCTCTCGCCTCCGACGACCCCCTGCTCAGCCCGTACCACGTGCTGTTCCGGGAGGCTGTGGAACGCCACACCGCGCCCCTGGGCGTGCAGCCCGTCTTCCTGCGGGGGGACCTGCGCGAGGTGCGGCGGCTCCCCAGCGCCGTGCTCGTGCTGCACGCCGTCGAGGATGACCCCCGGTTGAACTTCCTGCGCGAGCGCCACGTCCCCGCCGTCCTGATCGGCCACCAGCCCGGCTTCTGCTGGGTCGCCCCGGACGACGAGGGTGGCGCGCACCTCGCCACGAGTGAACTGCTGCAGGCGGGGCACCGCCGCCTCGCCTACCTGGGGCGGGGTCCCAGCCAGGTGGCGCGCGACCGCGAGCGGGGGTTCCTGCGCGCGGCCCACACCGCTGGGGCGGAGGTCACGGTCCTGGAGGCCGATTTCACCGTGCTGTCCGGCTACCGGGCGGTGCGGCGCGCCTGGGAGAGCGGCGTGCGCTTCACCGGCTGCTTCGCCCAGAGTGACGAAAGCGCGGTCGGTGCCGTCGCCGCGCTGGAGGACCTGGGCCTGCGGGTGCCGAGGGACGTGTCGGTCGTGGGCTTCGACGGCCTGCCCGAGCTGCCCCTCCCGCTGCGCCTCACCACCGTCGCGCAGGACATCCCGCGGCTCGTCCGCACCGCGCTCGACCTGATGCAGGAGGCCATGTCGGGGCAGCCGCCCCGTGGCGAATTCGTACCCGTCCACCTCGTTCCCGGCGCGACCGTCTCCAGCGCGAGCGGCGCGTCCTCCCCCGGAGGGATGCCATGAAGAAAGTTCTGACGCTCAGCCTCGGTCTTGCCCTGCTCGCCGCCAGCGCGTCCGCCCAGACCGCCAGCAAGACGATCAAGATCAACGGGTACGGCGGTACCGACCAGACGCTGGTGAATGACCTGATCAACCGCTTCGTCAAGCCGCAGATGGCGAAGGACGGCGTCACCGTCGTGTACCAGCCCCTCCAGGGCGACTACAACAAGGCTCTGACCACCCTGCTCGCGGCGAACACGGCGGGCGACGTGATGTACCTCCCGGCGGAGACGGTCGACGGCTTCGTCGCCACCGGGAAGATCTTGCCGCTGAACGGCCTGGTGACCCCCACCCCCTTCATCAAGAGCCTGAACACCGCTTTCACGCGGAATGGCAAGCTCTACGCCATCGCCAAGGACTTCAACACCCTGACGGTCGTGTACAACAAGGACCTGTTCGACGAGGCGGGGGTGGCGTACCCCAACAACAACGACACGTGGACCAGCCTGGCGACCAAGCTGCGCCAGGTCAAGCAGAAGCTGGGCAGCGACTACTACGGCACGTGCCTCCAGCCCAACTTTGACCGCTTCGGGGCCTTTGCCTACGCCACCGGCTGGCAGCAGTTCGGCGCGAACGGCAAGACCAACCTGGCCGACCCGCGGTTCGCGGAGGCCTTCAACTGGTACACCGGGCTGGCGAAGGACAAGGTGGGTGTGCAGCCCAGCGAACTCTCGGCGGGCTGGAACGGCGACTGCCTGAAGAGCGGCAAGGTCGCGGTCGCCATCGAGGGTGGCTGGATCGTGAACTTCCTGCGCGACAACGCCCCCAACCTGAAGTTCGGCACTGCCCTGCTGCCCAAGAACAACAAGACCGGCCAGCGCGGCAACTTCCTGTACACCGTGGGCTGGGCGATCAACTCCGGGACCAAGAACAAGGCCGCGGCCGCCAAGGTGCTGAACATCCTGACGAGCCCGCAGGTGCAGGAGTACGTGCTCCAGCAGGGCCTCGCCATCCCCAGCCGCTCCTCGCTGACGAACAGCGCCTACTTCAAGAAGGCGGATCCCGGCGCCCAGAACGCCAAGCTGGTCTTCCAGGGGGCCGACGACGGCTATGTTCGCGCCTTTACCTTCGGACCCAAGGGGCCGGACTGGGCCAAGCCCATCAACGAGGCGCTGGCCTCCGTGCTGAGCGGGCAGAAGAGCGCCGCCGACGCGCTGAAGAAGGCGCAGGCGGACATGACCACCTTCCAGAGCCGTTAAGGGCGCTGCGGGGGCCCGGGCCGGATGCCCAGGCCCCCGTCTTCACCGGGAGGGTTCCATGTTCCGAAGAGGTCAGTCCACCACGACCGCCTACCTGTTCCTCGCGCCGTTCCTGATCTCCACGGCCATCTTTTTCTTCTATGCCTTCGCGCGGGCGATCTACTACTCGTTCACGGACTTCAACCTGTTCAACAGCCCGAAGTTGATCGGGCTCCAGCCCTACACCCAGGTCGTCGCGGACCCGTCGTTCCAGCGGGCGCTGACGAACAGCCTGATCTTTGCCGTCGTCACCACCACCCTCCAGACCATCTTCGCCCTGCTGATGGCCGTCGCGCTGAACAACAAGCTGCGCGG is part of the Deinococcus apachensis DSM 19763 genome and encodes:
- a CDS encoding 2Fe-2S iron-sulfur cluster-binding protein, with the protein product MTQNTVDITVEGYGVVTAREGERLVLALERGGVDILHRCGGQARCTTCRVSFQEGEPDRMTVAEYTKLEEKGLLGQARLSCQIECEDSMALTPLQTVKLTGLEPGKAPADHIEPEPEWTTRPGASTEG
- a CDS encoding adenine deaminase; this translates as MEAADAAGGRRERQRLVRVARGLEDGDLLVRGARVVQPATGEIFEADVLVAGGQVAALVGTGSGARAARTVEARGAFLAPGFMDAHVHIESSLLTPARFAAAVLPHGTTAVVAEPHEVVNVLGVRGLSWMLEAGRGSGLRVFASVPSCIPASEWEQGGAGLDAGEVGEALRLPGVLGLAEMMNYPGVLGGDPAVWEVLEAGRRGRMDGHASGVSGRDLQGYAAAGLHSDHEATTPEEARERLRAGLWLMVREGSAARNLEALLPVLRERPRRAMLVSDDVSVDELLELGHLDRLLRACVAGGLHPAEAVALVTCNPAEYWGLHDLGLVAPGYHADFVLLRDLEGFEVLETFVSGVEARRGQTTPPLSGGDVRLEPGWDAATFDVPAHWPVMAVRPDQITTGVGAPGTGDARLVVADRYGRGEVAACWTSGTGLTGGALAISVLHDAHHVAVLGGSDADVRVAGRALENLGGGVVVVAGGEVRASLPLPYAGLMSDLPPHEAAARLAEVTAAARALGCTLPYPVTTLSFLGLSVIPALKLTPRGLLDVTAWRLLPREPEPQPVAAGTGP
- a CDS encoding peptidase C39 family protein, producing the protein MRAALLTALLLGSGAEALTMTYPNSTTVIHERAGDWAGAELRGVEVRGDALALAPGAASGTLTGKALKVAAFDELVPSWNAVTPGAGSVTVEVRAQTPSGWSRWFSFGTWQSGEGRTSLNGQRDGAGQMLTDTLRLTAKATAYQYRVTLRGAGTGVRLLAFNTSDRTRRTEGLGQSGDRQTWGRIVDVPKRSQMLYPDGGEVWCSPTSVSMILAGHGVNVTVPQAARGTFDRAYNGTGNWPFNAAYAGSLGMRAFVTRLPSLAEAERYTAAGVPLAVSLGWKKGELPGAPIGSSDGHLMVLVGFDAAGNPVLNDPAAPTDAGVRRTYPRAAFERLWLTHSGGLSYVIAPQGTRLP
- a CDS encoding alpha/beta hydrolase, producing the protein MAVSVQGQQVTFFPPEGAAALVGDMTDWKKKPAIPVDGGQPLTLTLPRGAWVEYAWLDAAGEPFADPDNPQRSLNPWWPYPRAVEVGKYVRHPLWQGPEATQRGTAHRLTWEGNVFPGTRRAVVYTPHGHDPSRPAPVYYVQDGVAFYRTGKLGEVMDRAVERGLALGAVLVFVEPGDRSAEYYLNGRYLDFLREEVFPRVEGEHATVGERGLWGASLGGLISLHLGSTHPDLFSRVVSHSGAFIARPGATDADGTIDTTTAGEWLRERLEAAPPRHLRVSLDTGTLEWLTAPNRRMAAALADGGVEHQYREYPSGHNWVTWREALPEAFLYMQGG
- a CDS encoding alpha/beta fold hydrolase, whose product is MLTHHQAVVNGVRLHYVAAGPEDGPPVILLHGFPEFWRAWERQIEPLARAGFRVIAPDLRGYNLSEKPTGIDAYRVGVLQEDVAALIRALGYERARVVGHDWGGIIAWALAIRQPEVVERLVILNAPHPARIRQVARKPAQWRRSWYIFFFQLPWLPERFLHRFGQWALHGTNPRAYTDEDRRLYREAWDQPGAATGMINYYRALRRSGGGQGGLREATVRAPTLVLWGQRDVALLPELADGLDRWVPDLRVVRFPWASHWIMRDEPVRVNNLLIDFLSNSPA
- a CDS encoding Zn-finger containing protein; this translates as MPFPTTCPTCGREVPVEFADSAIHDVTCPQCGTRYVVFVRKHKFEVLFDLGTRALMDGYAREAVASFAAALERFFEFYVRSFALERAAGTDGDFGGALAALEGTWRHVASQSERQVGMFALAYLLREGREPEFLTAKALGADFRNRVIHRGYLPRREEVDAYAARVFALIDRLLGELGQGAAHAELAQEQAFAAHLASLPEGVTAVFEEHPGMFRARRFGTAAPQKSAVNVSAAPPLNDVQVFAQALAERGPGLNVFKRR